In Polypterus senegalus isolate Bchr_013 chromosome 12, ASM1683550v1, whole genome shotgun sequence, the following are encoded in one genomic region:
- the pou2f2a gene encoding POU domain, class 2, transcription factor 2 isoform X4: protein MSKPSDMEKPRADSLQQDGGDTERNGSDSNHQAQTMKGSQFPASPTMHTTKVKAEDSSEMCQAPPPVSTQAPTSQTHLPQTQLMLAGSQLAGLTALMPTQQQLLLQQAQAQLLAAAVQQSNAAVAAHAAAASSQQQQQQQQTANTSEQQNNPPQAPPQLTLSQPIQLTAQDIQQLLQLQQLVLVPGHPLQSPAQFLLPSAQQGQQTGLLTTPNLISLPQQNQGGLLSPPARLGLQAQAVNRDPHLQSLQQHSQSSKCVETSGTHPDEPSDLEELEQFARTFKQRRIKLGFTQGDVGLAMGKLYGNDFSQTTISRFEALNLSFKNMCKLKPLLEKWLNDAETMSMDTTLPSPNHLNSPPLGFEGLPGRRRKKRTSIETNVRVALERSFIANQKPTSEEILLIAEQLNMEKEVIRVWFCNRRQKEKRINPASTTPPLPSQQSTPHKAPSYSPHLITSQGLSQAISSLSTTVTTMSSGVGPLTPAPINSTPSPVSPPTNSNSTSSSPQSHTPLGLPGLNPNTGSSLLGVNAGINQALMANNPLATIQALAATGGQLPITSLDASGNLVLGTAAGGSSGTQSIVSSPLFLNHGGLPLLGSNTGVGLVSVAAKAAAATLPAAASNLSSSSSCSGSSSSSSSSSSSSSESAQSPPMLGLGGAKPE, encoded by the exons GTAAAAGCTGAAGACTCCAGTGAAATGTGCCAGGCGCCACCGCCTGTTTCCACCCAGGCTCCCACCTCGCAAACACATCTTCCCCAGACACAGCTCATGCTAGCTGGCAGCCAGCTTGCTGGG CTCACTGCTCTGATGCCTACGCAGCAGCAGCTGTTATTGCAGCAGGCTCAAGCTCAGCTTCTTGCAGCTGCAGTGCAACAGTCAAACGCTGCTGTGGCTGCTCATGCTGCTGCAGCGTCAAGTCAacaacagcaacagcagcagcaaaccgCGAACACCAGTGAGCAACAAAATAACCCTCCCCAGGCTCCTCCCCAGCTAACCCTCTCCCAGCCAATCCAGCTTACGGCCCAG GATATCCAGCAGCTCTTACAGCTGCAACAACTCGTTCTCGTTCCTGGACATCCTTTGCAATCTCCGGCACAGTTTCTGCTACCTTCAGCCCAGCAAGGACAACAAA cagGTCTGCTAACAACACCAAATTTAATTTCACTACCTCAGCAGAACCAAGGAGGGCTGCTGTCACCTCCTGCTAGACTTGGCCTCCAAGCACAG GCAGTAAACAGGGACCCTCATTTACAGTCTTTGCAGCAGCACAGCCAAAGCAGCAAGTGTGTTGAAACATCTGGCACACACCCTGATGAGCCTAGTGACCTGGAGGAGCTGGAACAGTTTGCCCGTACATTCAAACAAAGACGTATTAAGTTGGGCTTCACACAG GGAGATGTAGGTCTGGCAATGGGCAAGTTGTATGGCAATGATTTCAGCCAGACGACTATCTCACGCTTTGAAGCCCTGAACCTTAGCTTTAAGAATATGTGCAAGCTGAAACCTTTGCTGGAGAAATGGCTGAATGATGCAG agACCATGTCAATGGATACCACCCTCCCCAGTCCCAATCACCTCAACAGCCCCCCTCTAGGCTTTGAAGGCTTGCCAGGTCGCCGCAGGAAGAAACGCACCAGCATTGAGACCAATGTCCGTGTGGCCTTAGAGAGGAGCTTTATTGCG AACCAGAAGCCTACCTCAGAGGAGATCCTGCTTATTGCTGAGCAGCTGAACATGGAGAAGGAGGTGATACGGGTTTGGTTCTGCAACCGGAGACAAAAAGAAAAGCGCATCAACCCAGCTAGTACAACACCACCATTGCCCAGCCAGCAATCTACTCCACATAAAGCCCCCAGTTACAGCCCACATTTG ATCACTAGTCAAGGACTATCCCAGGCCATCAGCAGCCTTAGCACAACAG TGACAACAATGTCTTCAGGAGTGGGCCCATTGACACCTGCTCCAATAAATTCCACTCCATCACCTGTAAGTCCACCCACTAATAGTAACAGCACAAGCAGCAGCCCCCAAAGTCACACACCCCTTGGACTGCCTGGACTCAACCCAAATACAGG GAGTTCATTGTTGGGGGTGAATGCAGGAATTAACCAAGCCCTCATGGCTAACAACCCTCTGGCCACTATCCAAG CCCTGGCGGCAACTGGTGGCCAACTGCCCATTACCAGCCTTGATGCAAGTGGTAACCTGGTCCTAGGCACTGCTGCAGGGGGTAGTTCTGGCACACAGAGTATTGTGTCCTCACCTTTGTTCCTGAATCATGGAGGACTGCCTTTGCTGGGCTCAAACACAGGTGTTGGATTGGTCTCCGTTGCTGCCAAAGCCGCTGCTGCAACTCTTCCTGCTGCTGCCTCCAACTTGAGCTCCTCCTCTTCCTGTTCAGGCTCCtcctcatcttcttcttcctcttccagcagcagcagcgAATCAGCACAGAGTCCTCCTATGCTGGGTCTGGGAGGGGCTAAGCCAGAGTGA
- the pou2f2a gene encoding POU domain, class 2, transcription factor 2 isoform X3 yields MMVHSDYWMPEIRMSKPSDMEKPRADSLQQDGGDTERNGSDSNHQAQTMKGSQFPASPTMHTTKVKAEDSSEMCQAPPPVSTQAPTSQTHLPQTQLMLAGSQLAGLTALMPTQQQLLLQQAQAQLLAAAVQQSNAAVAAHAAAASSQQQQQQQQTANTSEQQNNPPQAPPQLTLSQPIQLTAQDIQQLLQLQQLVLVPGHPLQSPAQFLLPSAQQGQQTGLLTTPNLISLPQQNQGGLLSPPARLGLQAQAVNRDPHLQSLQQHSQSSKCVETSGTHPDEPSDLEELEQFARTFKQRRIKLGFTQGDVGLAMGKLYGNDFSQTTISRFEALNLSFKNMCKLKPLLEKWLNDAETMSMDTTLPSPNHLNSPPLGFEGLPGRRRKKRTSIETNVRVALERSFIANQKPTSEEILLIAEQLNMEKEVIRVWFCNRRQKEKRINPASTTPPLPSQQSTPHKAPSYSPHLITSQGLSQAISSLSTTVTTMSSGVGPLTPAPINSTPSPVSPPTNSNSTSSSPQSHTPLGLPGLNPNTGSSLLGVNAGINQALMANNPLATIQALAATGGQLPITSLDASGNLVLGTAAGGSSGTQSIVSSPLFLNHGGLPLLGSNTGVGLVSVAAKAAAATLPAAASNLSSSSSCSGSSSSSSSSSSSSSESAQSPPMLGLGGAKPE; encoded by the exons GTAAAAGCTGAAGACTCCAGTGAAATGTGCCAGGCGCCACCGCCTGTTTCCACCCAGGCTCCCACCTCGCAAACACATCTTCCCCAGACACAGCTCATGCTAGCTGGCAGCCAGCTTGCTGGG CTCACTGCTCTGATGCCTACGCAGCAGCAGCTGTTATTGCAGCAGGCTCAAGCTCAGCTTCTTGCAGCTGCAGTGCAACAGTCAAACGCTGCTGTGGCTGCTCATGCTGCTGCAGCGTCAAGTCAacaacagcaacagcagcagcaaaccgCGAACACCAGTGAGCAACAAAATAACCCTCCCCAGGCTCCTCCCCAGCTAACCCTCTCCCAGCCAATCCAGCTTACGGCCCAG GATATCCAGCAGCTCTTACAGCTGCAACAACTCGTTCTCGTTCCTGGACATCCTTTGCAATCTCCGGCACAGTTTCTGCTACCTTCAGCCCAGCAAGGACAACAAA cagGTCTGCTAACAACACCAAATTTAATTTCACTACCTCAGCAGAACCAAGGAGGGCTGCTGTCACCTCCTGCTAGACTTGGCCTCCAAGCACAG GCAGTAAACAGGGACCCTCATTTACAGTCTTTGCAGCAGCACAGCCAAAGCAGCAAGTGTGTTGAAACATCTGGCACACACCCTGATGAGCCTAGTGACCTGGAGGAGCTGGAACAGTTTGCCCGTACATTCAAACAAAGACGTATTAAGTTGGGCTTCACACAG GGAGATGTAGGTCTGGCAATGGGCAAGTTGTATGGCAATGATTTCAGCCAGACGACTATCTCACGCTTTGAAGCCCTGAACCTTAGCTTTAAGAATATGTGCAAGCTGAAACCTTTGCTGGAGAAATGGCTGAATGATGCAG agACCATGTCAATGGATACCACCCTCCCCAGTCCCAATCACCTCAACAGCCCCCCTCTAGGCTTTGAAGGCTTGCCAGGTCGCCGCAGGAAGAAACGCACCAGCATTGAGACCAATGTCCGTGTGGCCTTAGAGAGGAGCTTTATTGCG AACCAGAAGCCTACCTCAGAGGAGATCCTGCTTATTGCTGAGCAGCTGAACATGGAGAAGGAGGTGATACGGGTTTGGTTCTGCAACCGGAGACAAAAAGAAAAGCGCATCAACCCAGCTAGTACAACACCACCATTGCCCAGCCAGCAATCTACTCCACATAAAGCCCCCAGTTACAGCCCACATTTG ATCACTAGTCAAGGACTATCCCAGGCCATCAGCAGCCTTAGCACAACAG TGACAACAATGTCTTCAGGAGTGGGCCCATTGACACCTGCTCCAATAAATTCCACTCCATCACCTGTAAGTCCACCCACTAATAGTAACAGCACAAGCAGCAGCCCCCAAAGTCACACACCCCTTGGACTGCCTGGACTCAACCCAAATACAGG GAGTTCATTGTTGGGGGTGAATGCAGGAATTAACCAAGCCCTCATGGCTAACAACCCTCTGGCCACTATCCAAG CCCTGGCGGCAACTGGTGGCCAACTGCCCATTACCAGCCTTGATGCAAGTGGTAACCTGGTCCTAGGCACTGCTGCAGGGGGTAGTTCTGGCACACAGAGTATTGTGTCCTCACCTTTGTTCCTGAATCATGGAGGACTGCCTTTGCTGGGCTCAAACACAGGTGTTGGATTGGTCTCCGTTGCTGCCAAAGCCGCTGCTGCAACTCTTCCTGCTGCTGCCTCCAACTTGAGCTCCTCCTCTTCCTGTTCAGGCTCCtcctcatcttcttcttcctcttccagcagcagcagcgAATCAGCACAGAGTCCTCCTATGCTGGGTCTGGGAGGGGCTAAGCCAGAGTGA